A part of Saccopteryx bilineata isolate mSacBil1 chromosome 10, mSacBil1_pri_phased_curated, whole genome shotgun sequence genomic DNA contains:
- the LOC136313972 gene encoding LOW QUALITY PROTEIN: C-C chemokine receptor type 1-like (The sequence of the model RefSeq protein was modified relative to this genomic sequence to represent the inferred CDS: deleted 1 base in 1 codon; substituted 1 base at 1 genomic stop codon), whose protein sequence is MEENRIEIPISTVDYDRTTEFEDRKSTPCQKEDWRSFAAQLLPPLYSLVFVTGLVGNILVVLVLLQHKRLKNMTNIYLLNLAISDLLFLFTLPFWIHYYRKGNWVFGNVMYKLLSGLYYVGLYSEIFFIILLTIDRYLAIVHAVFALRARTVTFGIITSVVSWVLASLAAIPSFYFSESKIEFNRYSSTVYFPPEYHNHWKRFLALKLNILGLVLPLVIMIVCYTRIIKILLRRPNERKSKAVRLIFVIMVIFFLFWTPFNPTKFVAAFADALLESNCEXTKKQDLAIQVTEVISYMHCCVNSIIYIFIGERFLKYLRQLFHRLLSLSPWKHLPFFYTHSQDRASSMSPSTGEQELSDGIRLMLSKSDLLGTVAEAQGGESLEVSQVGTQEGTLDTDDSKDKVEGVSRKDSDVNGSCPFPMLMLGLLAQDFRQQRNRQSLWVQVLPNFSSGSQQDPGPIPLDRLLLTPPGNPSLCLSPPGNPAAHTVWMP, encoded by the exons ATGGAAGAAAACAGGATTGAAATTCCAATCAGTACAGTGGACTATGACAGGACCACAGAATTTGAGGACAGAAAATCAACCCCATGCCAGAAAGAAGACTGGAGGTCCTTTGCAGCTCAGCTGCTGCCCCCTTTGTACTCCCTGGTGTTTGTCACTGGCCTGGTCGGCAACATCCTGGTGGTCCTGGTCCTCTTGCAACACAAGAGGCTCAAGAACATGACCAACATCTACCTGCTCAACCTAGCCATTTCTGACCTGCTCTTCCTCTTTACGCTGCCCTTCTGGATTCACTACTATCGGAAAGGTAACTGGGTGTTTGGCAATGTCATGTACAAGTTGCTGTCGGGGCTTTATTACGTAGGTCTGTACAGCGAGATCTTCTTCATCATCCTGCTGACCATCGACAGGTACCTGGCCATCGTCCATGCTGTGTTTGCCCTGCGGGCCCGGACCGTCACATTTGGTATCATCACCAGTGTAGTCAGCTGGGTCCTGGCCAGCCTGGCTGCCATCCCGAGCTTTTACTTTTCTGAGTCCAAGATTGAGTTCAATCGTTACAGCAGCACGGTTTATTTCCCTCCTGAATACCACAATCACTGGAAACGGTTTCTGGCTCTGAAACTGAACATCCTGGGGCTGGTCTTGCCTCTGGTGATCATGATCGTCTGCTACACGAGGATCATAAAGATTCTGCTCAGACGGCCCAATGAGAGGAAGTCCAAAGCTGTCCGACTGATTTTTGTC ATTATggtcatcttttttctcttttggacgCCCTTCAATCCGACCAAGTTTGTTGCAGCTTTTGCAGACGCTCTTTTGGAGAGTAACTGTGAGTAGACCAAAAAGCAGGACCTGGCCATTCAGGTGACAGAGGTGATCTCCTACATGCACTGCTGTGTCAACTCCATCATCTACATCTTTATTGGAGAGAGGTTCCTCAAGTACCTGCGTCAGCTGTTCCACAGGCTCCTGTCCCTGAGCCCGTGGAAACATCTCCCCTTCTTCTACACCCATAGCCAAGACAGGGCCAGCTCCATGTCCCCATCCACAGGAGAGCAGGAACTCTCTGATGGGATCAGACTCATGCTTAGCAAGAGTGACCTGCTAGGCACAGTGGCTGAAG CACAGGGAGGGGAGTCTCTAGAGGTCAGCCAAGTGGGCACTCAGGAAGGGACACTAGATACGGACGACAGCAAGGACAAAGTAGAAGGTGTCAGTAGAAAGGACAGTGACGTGAACGGAAGCTGCCCTTTCCCCATGCTGATGCTTGGACTCCTGGCCCAGGACTTCAGGCAGCAGCGGAACCGGCAGTCACTGTGGGTCCAAGTGCTGCCCAACTTCAGCAGCGGAAGCCAGCAG